From one Variovorax sp. PBL-H6 genomic stretch:
- a CDS encoding YbhB/YbcL family Raf kinase inhibitor-like protein, with amino-acid sequence MRTTLMIVAAFSVASAHAAGFKLESPDVKANSTMDKKFEANVFGCNGENKSPALKWSGAPKDTKSFVVTVYDPDAPTGSGFWHWFVYNIPANVTELSANAGAQGGANLPKGAAMNRIDYGFAAWGGACPPAGDKPHRYVFTVHALKTDKLELPPDATAAVAGFMTNANKIASATFTARYGRPAEKK; translated from the coding sequence ATGCGGACCACGCTCATGATCGTCGCGGCCTTCAGCGTCGCGAGCGCCCACGCCGCCGGCTTCAAGCTCGAGAGCCCGGACGTGAAGGCCAATTCCACGATGGACAAGAAGTTTGAGGCCAACGTCTTCGGCTGCAACGGCGAGAACAAGTCGCCGGCGCTCAAGTGGAGCGGCGCGCCCAAGGACACCAAGAGCTTCGTCGTGACCGTCTACGACCCCGATGCGCCGACGGGCTCGGGCTTCTGGCACTGGTTCGTCTACAACATCCCGGCGAACGTCACCGAGTTGTCCGCCAATGCCGGCGCGCAAGGCGGCGCCAACCTGCCCAAGGGCGCCGCGATGAACCGCATCGACTATGGCTTCGCCGCATGGGGCGGCGCCTGCCCGCCGGCGGGTGACAAGCCGCATCGCTACGTGTTCACCGTGCATGCGCTGAAGACGGACAAGCTCGAACTGCCGCCGGACGCGACAGCCGCAGTCGCAGGCTTCATGACCAACGCGAACAAGATTGCATCAGCGACTTTCACCGCCAGGTATGGTCGTCCTGCAGAGAAGAAGTAG
- a CDS encoding DUF1328 domain-containing protein: MLKWAIIFAIVSVVAGVFGFTGLSAGAAKIAKILFFIFLIVAIVFVALTVLGIGAIAS, encoded by the coding sequence ATGCTGAAGTGGGCCATCATCTTCGCCATCGTTTCAGTCGTCGCAGGTGTCTTCGGCTTTACCGGGCTCAGCGCCGGTGCGGCAAAGATCGCGAAGATCCTGTTCTTCATCTTCCTGATCGTCGCCATCGTGTTCGTGGCCTTGACGGTCCTGGGTATCGGCGCCATCGCATCGTAA
- a CDS encoding DUF938 domain-containing protein translates to MDARETAPSPERNKQPILEVLARALPPRGLVLEIGSGTGQHVAHFAKALPALTFQPSEMDVERHASIEAWVAAGNLSNVKPPLAIDVMKHPWPVSAADAVVCINVIHISPWEATLALMAGAARILPAGGVLVTYGPYMRGAAHTSQSNEAFDANLRARNPLWGVRDIDKVAHVAGNEGLALEEAVPMPANNFTLVWRKLNGAFPGARDGQQFAVR, encoded by the coding sequence ATGGACGCACGCGAGACCGCCCCCTCCCCCGAGCGCAACAAGCAGCCGATCCTCGAGGTGCTCGCGCGCGCTTTGCCGCCACGCGGCCTCGTGCTTGAGATCGGCAGTGGCACCGGGCAGCACGTGGCGCACTTCGCCAAGGCTTTGCCAGCCCTCACCTTCCAGCCCAGCGAGATGGACGTGGAGCGCCATGCTTCCATCGAGGCGTGGGTGGCCGCAGGCAACCTGTCAAACGTAAAGCCGCCCCTCGCCATCGACGTCATGAAGCACCCCTGGCCGGTATCCGCGGCCGACGCGGTCGTGTGCATCAACGTGATCCACATCTCCCCGTGGGAGGCCACGCTCGCGTTGATGGCGGGCGCTGCCAGGATCCTGCCTGCAGGGGGCGTACTTGTGACTTACGGCCCGTACATGCGCGGCGCTGCGCATACGTCGCAGAGCAATGAAGCGTTCGACGCGAACCTGCGCGCAAGGAATCCGCTCTGGGGCGTGCGCGACATCGACAAGGTGGCGCACGTTGCGGGCAATGAAGGCCTTGCGCTGGAGGAGGCCGTACCCATGCCGGCAAACAACTTCACGCTGGTCTGGCGGAAATTGAACGGCGCATTCCCCGGCGCGCGGGACGGTCAGCAGTTTGCCGTCCGCTGA
- a CDS encoding PA4780 family RIO1-like protein kinase, with amino-acid sequence MKAPPRLQTLIDEGLIDSVVRQLMSGKEAMVYVVRCGDQTRCAKIYKEATQRSFRQAVDYTENRKVKNTRLQRAMAKGTKFGRQATEAAWQSAEVDALYRLAAAGVRVPEPYNFADGVLLMELVTDEHGDAAPRLNDVVFTPEDARRHHATLLVEVIRMLCAGVVHGDLSEFNVLLAADGPVIIDLPQAVDAAGNNHARRMLLRDVGNLAGFFGQFAPELLSTRYGEEIWNLYERGELHTGSALTGSFARPSGPVDLGGVMREVEDARAEEAARIVRMAVR; translated from the coding sequence ATGAAAGCACCCCCTCGACTACAGACGCTGATCGACGAAGGATTGATCGACAGCGTGGTTCGCCAGCTCATGAGCGGCAAGGAAGCAATGGTCTACGTGGTGCGCTGCGGCGACCAGACGCGCTGCGCCAAGATCTACAAGGAAGCGACCCAGCGCAGTTTCCGCCAGGCCGTCGACTACACCGAAAACCGCAAGGTCAAGAACACGCGTCTGCAGCGCGCCATGGCCAAGGGCACCAAGTTCGGCCGGCAAGCGACAGAGGCAGCCTGGCAAAGCGCCGAGGTCGATGCGCTCTACAGGCTGGCCGCGGCGGGCGTGCGCGTGCCGGAGCCCTACAACTTTGCCGACGGCGTGCTGCTGATGGAGTTGGTCACCGACGAGCACGGGGATGCAGCACCGCGCCTCAACGATGTCGTGTTCACGCCGGAGGACGCGCGGCGGCATCACGCGACGCTGCTGGTCGAGGTGATTCGCATGCTGTGCGCGGGCGTGGTGCATGGCGATCTTTCCGAGTTCAACGTGCTGCTCGCCGCTGATGGCCCCGTCATCATCGACTTGCCGCAGGCCGTCGATGCCGCCGGCAACAACCACGCACGGCGGATGCTGTTGCGCGATGTGGGGAATCTTGCCGGCTTCTTCGGGCAGTTCGCGCCCGAGTTGCTGTCCACCCGCTACGGAGAGGAGATTTGGAACCTCTACGAGCGTGGCGAGCTTCACACGGGCTCGGCGCTCACGGGCAGCTTCGCGCGTCCGAGCGGGCCGGTGGACCTGGGCGGGGTGATGCGCGAGGTGGAAGACGCGCGCGCCGAAGAGGCGGCGCGGATTGTTCGCATGGCCGTGCGCTGA
- a CDS encoding patatin-like phospholipase family protein, whose translation MLVALIRSIGPVPWGEASIIAGVASAAWLAAGWLFIWRHACRATKPALKARIGLWWLGGMAALFAAMSRIDSQPWVTAWPADLLATVSWGLALPLALGLAFGLCGWRFVASLLTGLHDNLWGICSGLSTQGDTPVAGLTVWLTRYFNEVAGLDTAARPLTLGDLWSGDRVLGDDPSEAEDTPLSERKINLEVMTTAVTRQMPYALPLRPGAGAYFFDPEEWKRLFPPSVMNWLLEASPPIPANGGARTRDGRPLRRLPCNRHLPVVLLVRMSLSFPVLLSAVPMYAFDYSGKAESAFPKKVWFSDGGIASNMPLHFFDAPLPGHPTFAVNLKDEHPDHPIRADVDACALDNGRVYLPDNNAAGLQQYWKEIDESSSLGLFNLLWRMVETMRTWHDEIQLPMPGYRDRVVQIAHKPREGGLNLDMPSGHIEALSAAGACAAKRLIERFSFAAGQPLSEGWKNHRQIRMRMFIALSEMLGRHPSVHDPAWRELLATGDVPYDAVQRQMAVHTFDALGTIGPAVDRESQLALLEKAPRPRPVWRIVPRI comes from the coding sequence GTGCTGGTCGCGCTCATCCGCTCGATCGGCCCCGTTCCCTGGGGCGAGGCATCGATCATTGCCGGCGTCGCTTCGGCGGCCTGGCTGGCCGCGGGCTGGTTATTCATTTGGCGGCATGCATGCCGCGCAACCAAGCCTGCGCTCAAGGCGCGCATCGGGCTGTGGTGGCTAGGCGGCATGGCAGCGCTCTTTGCGGCAATGTCACGGATCGATTCGCAACCCTGGGTGACGGCGTGGCCGGCGGATCTGCTGGCGACCGTCTCATGGGGGCTCGCCCTGCCGCTGGCGCTGGGCCTTGCGTTCGGCCTCTGCGGGTGGAGGTTCGTCGCGTCACTGCTGACGGGGCTACACGACAACCTTTGGGGAATCTGTTCGGGCCTCAGTACGCAAGGCGACACACCCGTTGCAGGACTCACTGTCTGGCTCACCCGCTATTTCAACGAAGTCGCAGGACTCGACACCGCCGCACGGCCGTTGACGCTGGGCGACCTCTGGAGCGGCGATCGAGTGCTCGGCGACGATCCTTCCGAAGCAGAAGACACGCCGTTGTCCGAAAGAAAGATCAACCTCGAGGTCATGACGACGGCAGTCACCCGGCAGATGCCCTATGCCCTGCCGTTGCGGCCAGGTGCCGGTGCGTATTTCTTCGATCCCGAGGAATGGAAGCGCCTGTTCCCACCTTCCGTCATGAATTGGCTGCTCGAGGCCAGCCCGCCCATTCCGGCGAATGGCGGTGCCCGCACGCGAGACGGCAGGCCGCTGCGCCGTCTGCCCTGTAACCGGCATCTGCCGGTTGTGCTGCTCGTGCGAATGAGCCTGAGCTTTCCGGTACTGCTGTCCGCCGTGCCCATGTATGCATTCGACTACAGCGGAAAGGCCGAGAGCGCGTTTCCAAAGAAGGTGTGGTTCTCCGACGGCGGCATCGCAAGCAACATGCCGCTCCACTTCTTCGACGCACCGCTCCCGGGGCATCCGACCTTTGCCGTCAACCTGAAGGATGAACATCCCGATCACCCCATCCGAGCCGACGTGGACGCGTGTGCGCTCGACAATGGCCGCGTCTATCTCCCCGACAACAACGCGGCCGGCTTGCAACAGTACTGGAAGGAGATCGACGAGTCCTCGTCGCTGGGCCTGTTCAATCTTCTGTGGAGGATGGTCGAGACCATGCGCACCTGGCACGACGAGATCCAGCTACCGATGCCTGGATACCGCGATCGAGTGGTGCAAATTGCGCATAAGCCCAGGGAAGGCGGCCTGAACCTCGACATGCCCAGCGGACACATCGAGGCTTTGAGCGCGGCCGGCGCATGCGCTGCGAAACGGTTGATCGAGCGGTTCTCGTTCGCGGCCGGCCAACCGTTGTCCGAGGGCTGGAAGAATCATCGGCAGATTCGAATGAGGATGTTCATTGCGCTTTCCGAGATGCTGGGCCGGCACCCATCGGTTCACGATCCCGCGTGGCGCGAACTACTCGCGACTGGCGATGTTCCATACGACGCAGTGCAGCGGCAGATGGCCGTGCACACATTCGATGCGCTGGGCACCATCGGCCCCGCGGTCGACCGCGAGTCGCAGCTCGCGTTGCTCGAAAAGGCACCCCGCCCTCGCCCCGTGTGGCGAATCGTTCCGCGCATCTGA
- a CDS encoding cupin domain-containing protein translates to MERAMHPTHFQPGEGKSYRLGRMTMTFKTTAAEGWNAYTVCEAIEPPDSGAGYHRHATYDETFVICEGHYDFRLDGKLLKLGPGDVVFVPRGTPHGFLSTGPEVGRQLIISSPGGVFDALIAEVSALDTGSPTSQASQEAKDIAAKYGLQFLAT, encoded by the coding sequence ATGGAAAGAGCGATGCATCCCACGCATTTTCAGCCGGGCGAAGGTAAGAGCTATAGGCTCGGCAGGATGACGATGACGTTCAAGACGACCGCTGCAGAGGGCTGGAATGCATATACGGTCTGCGAAGCCATCGAGCCGCCGGACTCTGGCGCTGGCTATCACCGTCACGCAACTTACGACGAGACATTTGTGATTTGCGAAGGGCACTACGACTTTCGCCTTGACGGCAAGCTGCTCAAGCTCGGCCCTGGGGACGTTGTGTTTGTGCCCCGCGGCACACCGCACGGATTCTTGAGCACAGGGCCGGAAGTAGGCCGCCAGCTCATCATCAGTTCGCCCGGTGGAGTCTTCGATGCTTTGATAGCCGAAGTCTCAGCGCTCGATACCGGCAGCCCGACGAGCCAGGCTTCGCAGGAGGCCAAGGATATCGCCGCGAAATACGGCCTCCAGTTCCTGGCTACGTGA
- a CDS encoding PH domain-containing protein translates to MGLLDGMLGNAAKIDPAKIQQEFSQILAKGEVVEHAYQLIRDYFVFTDKRFVLVDKQGITGSKVEYHSIPYKSITHFSVETAGTFDLDAELKIWISGTAAPIQKQFNKKLSIYEVQSVLASYVLR, encoded by the coding sequence ATGGGCCTACTAGATGGAATGCTTGGCAACGCAGCCAAGATCGACCCCGCGAAAATCCAACAGGAGTTCAGCCAGATCCTGGCGAAGGGCGAAGTGGTCGAGCACGCCTACCAACTCATCCGGGATTACTTCGTGTTCACGGACAAGCGCTTCGTGCTGGTCGACAAGCAGGGCATCACGGGGAGCAAGGTCGAATACCACTCCATCCCGTACAAGAGCATCACGCACTTCAGCGTGGAGACAGCGGGTACCTTCGACCTGGATGCGGAACTGAAGATCTGGATCTCGGGGACTGCTGCGCCGATACAGAAGCAGTTCAATAAGAAGCTCAGTATTTATGAGGTGCAGAGTGTGCTGGCGAGTTATGTGTTGAGGTGA
- a CDS encoding DUF3750 domain-containing protein, protein MTDASNPPPIRKRSTRWSRWPLMFLGLLAILMLGPVGVLASGGLDLDTPWYMASRESTQQAPDPASERGAVVQVYGARIVRWRGAFGIHPWIAVKRAGAERYTTYHIVGWRARRGGDALVTSEVDDPSVQWFGADPQLLADHRGAKAEAMIDQIESAVAAYPWRSSYRLWPGPNSNTFVAWVARQVPDLRLDLPPTAIGKDYLGLTTFVDHAPSGTGWQLSLLGLAGVTVARDEGLELNLLGLGFGIDVDDRALRVPGFGRLP, encoded by the coding sequence ATGACCGACGCCTCCAATCCGCCTCCCATCCGGAAGCGCTCCACGCGGTGGTCACGTTGGCCGCTGATGTTCCTGGGCCTGCTCGCAATTTTGATGCTCGGCCCGGTCGGTGTGCTGGCGTCCGGCGGCCTGGACTTGGACACGCCTTGGTACATGGCAAGTCGTGAGAGCACCCAACAGGCGCCTGACCCTGCGTCCGAACGCGGTGCCGTCGTGCAGGTCTACGGCGCTCGCATCGTGCGGTGGCGCGGCGCCTTCGGCATCCACCCCTGGATCGCGGTCAAGCGCGCCGGCGCGGAACGCTACACCACGTACCACATCGTCGGCTGGCGGGCGCGGCGCGGCGGTGATGCCCTGGTGACCAGCGAAGTCGACGATCCGAGCGTTCAATGGTTTGGCGCCGATCCGCAGCTGCTGGCTGACCATCGAGGTGCCAAGGCAGAAGCGATGATCGACCAGATCGAATCTGCAGTTGCGGCCTATCCCTGGCGCTCGTCCTACCGCCTCTGGCCCGGCCCCAACAGCAACACATTCGTGGCCTGGGTGGCCCGACAAGTGCCCGACCTGCGACTGGACCTGCCACCCACCGCCATCGGCAAGGACTACCTCGGATTGACCACCTTTGTCGACCACGCACCTAGCGGCACCGGGTGGCAACTGTCCTTGCTGGGCCTGGCGGGCGTGACGGTGGCACGGGACGAGGGGCTGGAGTTGAATCTGCTGGGGCTGGGCTTCGGCATCGACGTGGACGACAGGGCCTTGCGGGTGCCGGGTTTTGGACGGCTGCCTTGA